The Bombus terrestris chromosome 4, iyBomTerr1.2, whole genome shotgun sequence genome has a window encoding:
- the LOC100647948 gene encoding microtubule-actin cross-linking factor 1 isoform X35 — MEFELDGSLKEWVKDKPLSILQLDPADRAVLRIADERDAIQKKTFTKWVNKHLKKASRHVGDLFEDLRDGHNLISLLEVLSGEHLPRERGRMRFHMLQNVQMALDFLRYKKIKLVNIRAEDIVDGNPKLTLGLIWTIILHFQISDIVVGQESNVTAREALLRWARRSTARYPGVRVTDFTGSWRDGLAFSALIHRNRPDLVDWKGARASQPRERLDRVFYVAEREYGVTRLLDPEDVDTPEPDEKSLITYISSLYDVFPEPPTIHPLYDAEDQRRSEEYRELASSLHMWIREKMCLMQERVFPPTLIEMKNLAAGSTKFKNEEVPPRYRDKQRLSYIFRDLQKYFEAVGEVDIEPHLRIEVIEENWNRLMMLHQEREQAIIDEIKRLERLQRLAEKVHREMKATDNRLEELERRVEDEARRLDRLHPLEAKHAVDLLEQDIRNTEVQIQNIFPDVHTLTEGRYSQAAELRKRVQKLHQRWVALRSLLHKRLVQPLSAVSFPVEERVVTKHRTTVHETRLVDTNPHFRALHDCIDWCKAKIKQLQDADYGSDLPSVQNELEVHQREHKNIEQFHPKVERCVQAKSHFHAEELTLYSQHLTVLQKLHTELLAASNKRLSDLDTLHDFIQSATNELVWLSSKEETEVTRDWSDKNLNVQSIEQYYESLMSDLEKREIQFSAVQDRGEALVLQHHPAAKTIEAYMSAMQSQWTWLLQLTLCLEVHLKHAAQSQQFFRDVQQAEQWISKRDESLNTIYSQSEFSLDEGERLLKGMQELREELNSYGDHVQKLVDQAKDVVPMKQRRQPVARPMQVTCVCSYKQVNMSIEKGEQCTLYDNSGRIKWRVKNQEGVESPVPGVCFALQPPDKDALDAAERLRRQYDRSVGLWQRKQLRLRQNMIFATIKVVKGWDLPQFLAMGQDQRTAIRKALNEDADKLLSEGDPADPQLRRLKRETAEVNKLFDELEKRARAEEESKNAGRIFNEQISAIQEALDEAERVLNTRIAAPLPRDIDSLEHLVLQHKDFEQTLKRQTSDLDKVQQTFRGITLKTPAMRNKLDAVTTKWTNIWNSSNLYIERLKCVEIVLSSLEENTTSVSELEVKLASFDELPPDLKGLQNVLEDLMVLQNAISQQQTAMDKLNEDTQNARHVVEKSRPSHRGSHSDMDRLDDEVNKLNSRWTNLCAQLVERVRSAEAAYGLAQQLEHAYRNEVDFIDESYEKLEVENAKNLLNKVVERAPAIEAVNVTGSRLIREGKIYGQRLRAFTEQLEDICPSLDASVKKPRREFVSTVDDVARDLDTLNKRYTTLVDLLQERVTQLAAQQTEETSQQFQEALEGLQKWLTDTEEMVSNQKSPSSDYNVVKAQLQEQKFLKKMLMDQQNSMSSSYNMGQEVAAEAEPKEQKKIEKQLKDLMARFDNLTESAAKRMEALEQAMGVAKQFQDKLIPLQTWLDKTEKRVRDMELVPTDEEKIQQRVTEHDGLHEDILSKKPEFSELTEVASQLMSLVGEDEAAALADKLQDAADRYAALVERSESLGNLLQRSRQGLRHLVLSYQELQAWMEGMEIRLSKYRVLAVHTEKLLQQMEDLADLTEEVSTRQTEVDSTTDTGLELMKHISSDEALQLKDKLDSLQRRFNDLVSRGSDLLKHAQESLPLVQQFHDNHNRLMDWMQAAESALQSAEPREDEIIRLEMEISEYRPVLDKINAVGPQLSQLSPGEGAATIEALVIRDNRRFAAIAEQIQRKAERLQLSKQRSLEVIGDIDDLLEWFHEVDNQLREAEPPSSEPEIIRVQLKEHKALNDDISSQKGRVRDVISTAKKVIRENGQYEDKSTIRENMEDLRETMEIVSGLSMDRLGALEQALPLAEHLRDTHIDLVSWLEEAEQQVAMLPMPALRPDLIAAQQDKNEFLVQSINEHKPLVEKLNKTGEALLKLCNEEEGIKIQDILEADTTRYAALRAELRGRQQTLEQALQESSQFSDKLEGMLRALSSTADQVNGAEPISAHPGRLRDQMEENSALVDELAQRSEAYAAVRRAADDVISKAGNRADPAVKDIKRKLDKLNKLWSDVQKSTTDRGQTLDEALAIAEKFWSELNGVMSTLRELQDALAGQAPPAAQPAAIQQQQVALQEIRHEIDQTKPDVEQVRASGHELMGLCGEPDKPDVRKHIEDLDQAWDNVTALYARREENLIDAMEKAMEFHETLQNLLEFLQEAEDKFSSMGLLGSDIDEVKKQIKQLANFKAEVDPHMVKVEALNRQAAELTERTSSEQAAAIKEPLGAVNRRWDGLLRGLVERQRLLENALLRLGQFQHALDELLVWIEKTDDTLDNLKAVAGDPQVIEVELAKLKVLVNDIQAHQTSVDTLNDAGRQLIEDGKGTAEASTTAEKLGTLNRRWRDLLQRAADRQRELEDALREAQTFTAEIQDLLSWLGDVDNTIVASKPVGGLPETASEQLERFMEVYNELEQNRLKVESVLQQGQAYLKRADSTSAGGLNHNLRTLKQRWDNVTARASDKKIKLEIALKEATEFHDALQSFVDWLTNAEKILTNLKPVSRVMETILGQIEEHKAFQKDVGVHRETMLNLDKKGTHLKYFSQKQDVILIKNLLISVQHRWERVVSKSAERTRALDHGYKEAREFHDAWSNIMNWLDETEKTLDEVAGDGALGGNDPEKIKARLNKHRELQKALSAKQGTYDATMKNGKSLKDKAPKSDEFALKELLNELKNKWTTVCGKCVDRQRKLEEALLFSGQFKDAIQALLEWLSKSEKQLADTGPLYGDLDTVMNLVEQHKTFEKDLESRVSQMESVIKTGRELLAKATPDDASAIGSQLAEINNLWDTVTKLSSDKTERLQEALREAERLHKAVHVLLEWLSDAEMKLRFAGQLPEDEQESRNQLMEHEKFLRELSTKEIEKDQTLELAHVILAKAHPDGALVIKHWITIIQSRWEEVSTWAQQRNQRLENHMRGLQDLDNLLEELLSWLEGLENTLNALEAEPLPDDKATLEMLIVDHREFMENTSRRQNEVDRVCKARQIKSAKDTMKITKAKSPAPTRASPGRERTPDLLPHIGPRFPPKGSKGAEPEFRSPRVKLLWDRWRHVWMLAWERQRRLQDKYNYIQELDRVANFSWEDWRKRFLKFMNHKKSRLTDLFRKMDKNNDGLIPREDFIQGIMNTKFETSRLEMGAVADLFDRHGEGLIDWKEFIAALRPDWEERRTYNDTDKIHDEVKRLVMLCTCRQKFRVFQVGEGKYRFGDSQKLRLVRILRSTVMVRVGGGWVALDEFLLKNDPCRAKGRTNIELREQFILADGVSQTMTAFRSKPSPTSTLQRTPISSANAGPITKVRERSARSVPMGQSRASRSSLSAGTPDSLSDNESSFKLGSARKTSTPYRSSMTPGGSRPSSRPTSRPTSRPTSRPGSRPASRQGSKPPSRYGSTQSLDSTDDSTNVSRIPRRTAVSTTGNTPTSSRHNSVSGKRLSVNGSSSRPRTPTGLVSPASGVPARFGTIHRASSIPTLTGVGTPISRSRIPVYVGTDIKSPQSTTSNISTHSTQSNYSTVSTDSTGSSSMCTNSATNTSSAVKRARTRTPSSGSSTPLPPSLKLSRKPSGASDTSVSTTPATKRKGKPTPIDQRAPFRL; from the exons CATGTGGATCCGCGAAAAAATGTGCCTGATGCAGGAACGTGTCTTCCCGCCGACCttgatagaaatgaaaaatttggcaGCCGGCAGTACGAAATTCAAGAATGAGGAAGTACCGCCCAGATACAGAGACAAACAACGACTTTCTTACATCTTCAGGGATTTGCAAAAGTACTTCGAAGCGGTCGGTGAGGTGGACATCGAACCTCACTTACGTATCGAGGTTATTGAAGAAAATTGGAATAGATTGATGATGCTGCATCAGGAAAGAGAACAGGCGATAATCGACGAAATTAAACG ACTCGAACGACTGCAACGATTAGCAGAGAAAGTGCACAGAGAGATGAAGGCGACCGACAATCGATTGGAGGAACTCGAGAGACGAGTGGAGGACGAAGCCAGGCGTCTCGATCGACTTCATCCTCTGGAAGCGAAACATGCGGTGGATCTTTTGGAACAGGATATTCGTAACACCGAGGTCCAGAtccaaaatatttttccagacgTGCATACACTTACCGAGGGGCGATACAGTCAGGCGGCCGAACTTCGCAAAAG AGTTCAGAAGCTACATCAACGGTGGGTCGCCCTGCGATCTCTTCTTCATAAACGTTTGGTACAGCCGCTGTCGGCCGTATCTTTCCCGGTAGAAGAACGCGTCGTTACGAAACACCGTACTACCGTCCATGAAACCCGATTGGTCGACACCAATCCACATTTCCGTGCGTTACACGACTGCATCGACTGGTGTAAGGCGAAGATCAAACAGCTCCAGGATGCAGACTATGGCTCCGATTTACCTAGCGTGCAGAACGAACTGGAGGTTCACCAAAGAGAACACAAGAATATCGAGCAGTTTCATCCTAAAGTGGAGAGATGTGTGCAGGCTAAGAGCCACTTTCACGCCGAGGAATTGACATTGTACAGCCAACATCTGACTGTTCTTCAAAAACTTCACACTGAATTATTGGCGGCCTCGAATAAGAGACTTTCCGATTTGGACACTCTACATGACTTTATACAATCGGCGACTAATGAACTGGTTTGGCTGAGTTCTAAGGAGGAGACGGAGGTGACACGCGATTGGAGTGACAAGAATTTGAACGTGCAAAGTATCGAGCAGTATTACGAG TCCCTTATGAGCGACCTAGAGAAGCGGGAGATTCAATTCTCCGCGGTGCAAGATCGAGGCGAAGCTCTGGTCCTTCAACATCATCCCGCCGCGAAAACAATCGAAGCTTACATGTCCGCCATGCAGAGTCAATGGACCTGGCTTCTTCAATTAACTCTTTGTCTAGAAGTTCATCTGAAACACGCAGCACAGAGTCAACAATTTTTCCGGGATGTTCAACAGGCTGAACAGTGGATCTCGAAGAGAGATGAGTCGCTCAACACCATTTATTCCCAATCAGAATTCTCCTTGGACGAGGGTGAACGTTTATTGAAGGGTATGCAAGAGCTGCGCGAAGAATTGAATAGTTACGGCGATCATGTGCAGAAACTGGTTGATCAAGCGAAGGACGTGGTTCCTATGAAGCAACGTCGACAGCCTGTGGCACGGCCTATGCAAGTTACGTGCGTCTGCAGTTACAAACAAGTCAAT ATGTCGATTGAGAAGGGCGAACAGTGTACGTTATACGACAACTCTGGTAGGATAAAATGGCGCGTAAAGAATCAAGAAGGCGTCGAGTCCCCTGTTCCAGGCGTCTGCTTTGCTCTTCAGCCACCTGATAAGGATGCTCTCGATGCTGCGGAAAGATTGCGACGACAATATGATCGAAGTGTTGGATTATGGCAACGGAAACAGCTTCGATTACGACAAAACATGATTTTCGCGACCATCAAAGTGGTCAAAGGCTGGGATCTACCGCAGTTCTTGGCTATGGGTCAGGATCAGAGAACTGCTATCAGAAAAGCCTTGAACGAGGATGCTGATAAACTGCTGTCCGAGGGCGATCCTGCTGATCCACAATTGAGGCGACTGAAGCGAGAAACGGCCGAAGTGAACAAATTGTTCGATGAACTGGAGAAACGTGCCAGAGCGGAGGAAGAGTCAAAGAACGCGGGACGTATTTTCAATGAACAGATATCTGCCATTCAAGAAGCATTAGACGAAGCAGAGAGAGTTTTGAATACTCGCATAGCTGCGCCATTACCAAGAGACATTGACAGCTTAGAACATCTGGTTCTGCAACACAAAGATTTTGAGCAAACTCTCAAACGTCAAACATCAGATCTAGATAAAGTTCAGCAAACTTTCCGTGGTATTACTTTGAAGACTCCAGCCATGAGAAACAAGCTCGACGCTGTTACCACCAAATGGACAAATATTTGGAACTCGAGCAATCTGTACATCGAGCGGCTAAAGTGTGTTGAGATCGTGCTTTCTAGTCTCGAGGAGAACACAACCTCGGTATCCGAATTGGAAGTGAAATTGGCATCGTTCGACGAGCTGCCACCGGATCTGAAGGGATTACAGAATGTACTAGAAGATCTGATGGTGCTTCAAAATGCCATCTCTCAACAGCAAACTGCAATGGATAAACTGAACGAAGATACGCAGAACGCAAGACATGTTGTTGAAAAGTCGAGGCCAAGTCATCGTGGCTCTCATTCTGATATGGATCGCTTAGACGACGAAGTGAACAAACTAAACTCCAGATGGACCAATCTCTGTGCTCAGTTGGTCGAAAGAGTTCGCAGCGCGGAAGCAGCTTATGGCCTAGCTCAACAGTTAGAACATGCCTATCGTAACGAGGTTGACTTTATTGACGAATCGTACGAAAAACTCGAGGTGGAGAATGCGAAG AATCTATTGAACAAGGTGGTAGAACGAGCGCCGGCGATCGAAGCAGTAAATGTGACGGGCAGTCGATTGATTCGTGAAGGAAAG ATCTACGGACAAAGGCTTCGAGCGTTCACGGAACAGCTGGAAGATATCTGCCCGTCTTTGGATGCTTCGGTGAAAAAACCGCGACGAGAGTTCGTCTCAACGGTTGATGACGTCGCTCGTGATCTAGATACTCTGAACAAGAGGTACACCACGCTGGTGGATCTTCTTCAGGAACGGGTTACACAGCTGGCAGCGCAACAAACCGAGGAGACATCTCAACAG TTCCAGGAGGCTCTGGAGGGTCTCCAGAAATGGCTAACGGACACAGAGGAAATGGTATCCAACCAGAAATCACCATCATCGGATTACAACGTAGTTAAGGCGCAATTACAAGAGCAAAAATTCCTGAAGAAGATGCTAATGGATCAGCAAAACTCAATGTCCTCCTCGTACAACATGGGCCAAGAAGTGGCGGCTGAAGCGGAGCCTAAGGAACAGAAGAAGATCGAGAAACAACTAAAAGATTTGATGGCAAGATTTGATAATCTTACGGAAAGCGCTGCTAAGAGAATGGAAGCACTTGAACAAGCGATGGGAGTAGCGAAACAGTTCCAGGATAAACTGATACCGCTTCAAACTTGGCTGGACAAGACCGAAAAACGCGTGAGAGATATGGAGTTGGTTCCAACGGACGAGGAAAAAATCCAGCAACGCGTTACCGAACACGATGGTCTTCACGAGGATATTCTGTCAAAGAAACCTGAATTCAGTGAACTTACAGAGGTTGCTAGTCAACTAATGTCTCTGGTAGGCGAAGATGAAGCCGCTGCTTTGGCTGACAAACTTCAGGACGCGGCTGATAGATACGCTGCATTGGTCGAACGATCGGAATCTCTTGGTAACTTGCTTCAACGTTCGAGACAGGGTTTACGTCATCTGGTACTCAGCTATCAAGAACTTCAGGCTTGGATGGAGGGTATGGAAATCAGATTGTCGAAATACAGAGTGCTGGCTGTGCATACGGAGAAGCTTCTTCAACAAATGGAAGACCTAGCTGACTTGACCGAAGAGGTTTCGACTCGACAGACGGAAGTAGACAGTACCACCGATACTGGATTGGAATTAATGAAACACATCTCGAGCGACGAGGCGCTTCAATTGAAAGATAAACTCGATTCTTTGCAACGGCGATTTAATGATTTGGTTAGTCGAGGTTCCGACTTGCTGAAGCACGCGCAAGAGTCTCTTCCATTGGTGCAACAATTCCATGATAATCATAATCGTTTAATGGATTGGATGCAGGCTGCGGAATCGGCTCTGCAATCAGCCGAACCTCGCGAGGATGAAATTATTAGATTAGAAATGGAAATATCGGAATATAGACCAGTTCTAGACAAGATCAACGCCGTTGGACCGCAGTTGTCTCAGTTATCTCCGGGTGAAGGGGCGGCGACTATCGAAGCTCTAGTCATCAGAGACAACAGGAGATTCGCCGCCATTGCCGAGCAGATTCAACGAAAGGCTGAGAGGCTTCAGCTGAGTAAGCAACGTTCGCTGGAAGTGATCGGCGATATCGACGATTTACTAGAATGGTTCCATGAAGTGGATAATCAATTGAGGGAAGCAGAACCACCGAGCAGCGAACCGGAAATCATCAGGGTACAATTGAAGGAGCATAAAGCCTTGAACGACGACATATCCAGTCAGAAAGGACGTGTTAGGGATGTTATATCCACGGCAAAGAAGGTGATCCGTGAAAATGGTCAATACGAGGACAAATCTACGATCAGAGAAAATATGGAGGACTTACGAGAAACCATGGAAATCGTATCCGGTCTTTCAATGGATAGACTCGGTGCTCTGGAACAAGCTTTGCCATTGGCTGAACATTTACGCGACACTCACATTGATTTAGTCAGCTGGTTAGAGGAGGCTGAACAACAAGTCGCAATGCTTCCTATGCCTGCTTTAAGACCCGATCTAATAGCCGCCCAACAGGACAAGAACGAGTTCCTCGTGCAGAGTATCAACGAACACAAACCTTTGGTCGAGAAGCTGAACAAAACTGGTGAAGCATTGTTGAAGCTGTGCAATGAAGAAGAAGGTATCAAAATACAGGACATATTGGAAGCAGACACTACTCGATATGCAGCCCTCAGAGCAGAACTTCGTGGTCGACAGCAGACTCTCGAACAAGCACTTCAGGAATCTTCTCAGTTCTCCGACAAGCTGGAAGGAATGCTGCGTGCTCTCTCATCAACCGCCGATCAAGTAAATGGCGCCGAACCGATCAGCGCTCATCCTGGTCGGTTAAGAGATCAGATGGAAGAGAATTCCGCTCTGGTCGACGAATTGGCTCAAAGATCCGAGGCCTATGCGGCTGTGAGGAGGGCCGCCGATGACGTGATCAGCAAGGCAGGTAATAGAGCTGATCCAGCCGTAAAGGACATCAAACGGAAGCTGGACAAATTGAACAAACTATGGAGCGACGTGCAAAAGTCGACGACCGACAGAGGTCAAACGTTAGACGAAGCTTTGGCGATCGCCGAGAAATTCTGGTCCGAGTTGAATGGCGTGATGTCGACTCTGCGAGAGCTTCAGGATGCTCTTGCTGGTCAGGCGCCACCAGCAGCTCAACCTGCTGCCATCCAACAGCAACAGGTTGCCTTGCAGGAGATTAGGCACGAAATCGACCAAACGAAACCAGATGTCGAGCAAGTACGAGCTTCTGGTCACGAGTTGATGGGTCTTTGCGGTGAGCCAGACAAACCAGATGTTAGAAAGCATATTGAAGATTTGGATCAAGCATGGGATAACGTGACTGCCCTATATGCCAGAAGAGAGGAAAATCTGATCGATGCTATGGAGAAGGCCATGGAGTTCCACGAGACCTTGCAAAATCTTTTGGAGTTCCTACAAGAAGCCGAGGACAAGTTCTCCAGTATGGGACTGCTAGGAAGCGACATCGACGAAGTTAAAAAACAGATCAAACAATTGGCCAATTTCAAAGCCGAAGTAGATCCTCACATGGTCAAGGTCGAAGCTCTAAACAG ACAAGCTGCCGAACTGACAGAGAGAACGTCCTCGGAACAAGCTGCGGCCATCAAAGAACCGCTTGGTGCCGTTAACAGACGGTGGGACGGACTGCTTCGAGGTCTCGTGGAGAGGCAAAGACTCTTGGAGAACGCGTTACTACGTCTAGGGCAATTCCAGCACGCTCTAGACGAGTTGTTGGTATGGATCGAGAAGACGGACGACACTTTGGATAACTTGAAGGCCGTGGCCGGCGATCCTCAAGTGATCGAAGTAGAATTAGCTAAACTGAAAGTACTTGTGAATGATATTCAAGCCCATCAGACCAGCGTGGATACTCTGAACGACGCTGGAAGACAGTTAATAGAGGATGGAAAGGGAACAGCCGAAGCTTCGACGACTGCTGAGAAATTAGGCACTTTGAATCGTCGTTGGCGCGATTTGTTGCAACGTGCTGCTGATCGTCAACGAGAACTGGAAGATGCGCTTAGAGAAGCGCAAACCTTTACGGCGGAGATACAGGACCTTTTGTCTTGGCTGGGTGATGTGGACAATACCATAGTAGCTTCGAAACCTGTTGGAGGATTGCCGGAAACGGCTTCAGAACAGTTAGAACGCTTTATGGAAGTGTACAACGAATTGGAACAAAATCGTTTGAAAGTCGAATCGGTTCTTCAACAAGGACAAGCATACTTGAAGCGTGCCGATTCTACTAGTGCCGGTGGTCTGAATCACAACTTGAGGACTTTGAAACAACGATGGGATAATGTGACTGCTCGCGCAAGTGATAAAAAGATCAAGCTTGAGATCGCTCTGAAAGAGGCTACAGAGTTCCACGATGCACTCCAATCGTTTGTCGATTGGTTAACCAACGCGGAGAAGATTCTCACGAATCTGAAACCTGTGTCGAGGGTAATGGAAACTATACTCGGACAGATAGAGGAACACAAAGCGTTTCAGAAAGACGTTGGAGTTCATCGTGAGACTATGCTGAACCTCGATAAGAAGGGCACGCATTTGAAATACTTTTCACAGAAACAGGACGTGATTCTAATCAAAAACTTGTTGATAAGTGTGCAACACAGATGGGAAAGAGTAGTTTCGAAGTCTGCAGAGAGAACCAGGGCTCTTGATCACGGATACAAAGAGGCCAGAGAATTCCACGATGCTTGGTCCAATATAATGAACTGGCTCGACGAAACGGAGAAGACTTTGGACGAGGTTGCCGGTGATGGCGCCCTTGGAGGAAATGATCCAGAGAAGATCAAAGCTAGATTGAATAAGCACCGTGAATTGCAGAAAGCTCTCAGCGCCAAACAGGGTACCTATGACGCAACTATGAAGAATGGAAAATCATTAAAAGACAAAGCGCCTAAAAGCGATGAATTTGCTCTAAAAGAACTTTTGAATGAGTTGAAGAACAAGTGGACCACTGTTTGTGGTAAGTGCGTGGATAGACAGAGGAAGCTCGAGGAAGCATTGTTGTTCTCGGGACAATTCAAGGACGCTATTCAAGCGTTGCTGGAATGGCTTAGTAAGTCTGAGAAGCAGCTGGCGGACACCGGTCCACTTTATGGCGACCTTGATACTGTAATGAATTTGGTTGAACAACATAAGACCTTCGAGAAGGATCTCGAATCCAGAGTCTCTCAGATGGAATCTGTAATCAAAACGGGTCGCGAGCTTCTTGCTAAGGCGACACCTGATGATGCATCTGCTATAGGATCACAGCTTGCTGAAATAAATAATCTTTGGGACACGGTAACCAAGTTGTCCTCTGACAAGACTGAACGACTCCAAGAAGCCCTCAGAGAGGCTGAACGCCTTCACAAGGCAGTTCACGTACTTCTGGAGTGGCTGAGTGATGCTGAGATGAAGCTGAGATTCGCTGGACAGTTGCCGGAAGACGAACAGGAGAGCAGGAATCAGTTGATGGAACACGAAAAGTTCTTGCGTGAATTAAGCaccaaagaaattgaaaaagatcaAACATTGGAGCTGGCTCACGTGATTCTTGCAAAGGCACACCCTGATGGAGCTTTGGTTATCAAACACTGGATCACGATCATTCAGTCCAGATGGGAGGAGGTTTCCACCTGGGCCCAACAAAGGAATCAAAGATTGGAGAATCATATGCGAGGACTTCAG GACCTCGACAATCTTCTGGAAGAACTACTGTCATGGTTAGAAGGTTTGGAGAACACTCTCAACGCTCTTGAAGCTGAGCCTTTACCAGACGATAAAGCTACTTTAGAAATGCTGATTGTGGATCACAGAGAATTTATGGAGAACACCAGTCGAAGACAGAACGAAGTTGACCGCGTCTGCAAAGCCAGACAGATCAAATCTGCGAAAGATACGATGAAGATAACGAAGGCTAAGTCACCTGCTCCAAC CCGAGCCAGCCCAGGCCGTGAGAGAACACCCGATTTGTTGCCGCACATCGGCCCACGGTTTCCACCCAAAGGAAG CAAAGGTGCCGAACCGGAGTTCCGTAGTCCCAGAGTAAAACTGCTGTGGGACAGGTGGAGACACGTTTGGATGTTGGCGTGGGAACGTCAACGTCGTTTACAGGATAAGTATAATTATATCCAAGAACTGGACCGTGTCGCAAACTTCAGCTGGGAGGATTGGCGCAAGAGA TTCCTGAAATTCATGAACCACAAAAAGTCCAGATTAACAGATCTCTTCAGGAAAATGGATAAGAATAACGACGGACTGATTCCACGCGAGGACTTCATTCAAGGAATCATGAACACCA AATTCGAGACTTCACGGTTAGAAATGGGAGCGGTCGCAGATTTGTTCGATCGCCACGGTGAAGGATTGATAGATTGGAAAGAATTCATCGCGGCTCTAAGACCAGACTGGGAGGAACgcagaacgtataacgacacTGACAAGATTCACGATGAAGTGAAACGATTGGTGATGCTTTGTACTTGTCGCCAGAAATTCCGTGTATTTCAAGTTGGCGAAGGAAAATATAGG TTTGGAGACAGTCAAAAGTTGCGGTTGGTTCGGATTCTACGATCGACCGTGATGGTACGAGTCGGTGGTGGATGGGTAGCATTGGacgaatttctattaaaaaatgatCCTTGCCGCG CCAAGGGAAGAACGAATATCGAGCTGCGAGAACAATTCATATTGGCGGATGGCGTCAGCCAGACAATGACGGCGTTCAGATCGAAACCGAGCCCAACCTCGACGCTGCAGCGTACGCCAATCTCATCCGCGAATGCCGGACCCATCACCAAG GTGAGAGAACGCAGCGCTCGCAGCGTTCCCATGGGACAATCACGAGCATCGCGCTCTTCGTTGAGCGCTGGAACGCCGGACAGCCTAAGCGACAACGAGAGCTCCTTCAAGCTTGGCTCCGCCAGAAAAACAAGTACACCCTACAGAAGCTCTATGACACCGG GCGGTAGTCGACCATCGAGTAGACCAACTTCGAGACCAACGTCCAGACCAACCAGTAGACCCGGAAGTAGGCCCGCATCCAGGCAAGGAAGCAAACCACCGAGTCGCTATGGTTCCACACAGTCGTTAGATAGTACTG ATGATTCGACAAATGTGAGCCGCATTCCACGCAGAACGGCTGTGAGCACGACAGGCAATACTCCCACTTCTAGCAGACACAATAGCGTGTCGGGAAAGCGCTTATCGGTGAACGGTTCGAGCTCACGACCTCGAACGCCCACCGGCCTGGTTAGTCCTGCCAGTGGTGTTCCAGCGAG gtTTGGCACGATCCATAGAGCTTCGAGCATTCCAACCCTGACTGGTGTCGGCACACCGATCAG CCGTTCGAGGATCCCCGTATATGTGGGCACGGATATAAAATCCCCACAATCGACGACCAGCAATATTTCCACTCATTCTACGCAAAGCAACTACTCGACGGTTTCTACCGATTCTACCGG GAGCAGCTCGATGTGTACAAATTCAGCAACTAACACCTCGTCGGCCGTTAAGCGAGCTAG AACAAGGACACCGTCCAGTGGATCGAGCACGCCACTGCCGCCTTCTTTGAAGCTATCGAGGAAACCTTCTGGAGCATCGGATACGTCCGTATCGACCACACCGGCCACTAAACGAAAAGGCAAACCAACGCCGATCGACCAACGGGCGCCATTCCGATTGTAG